The following is a genomic window from Carassius gibelio isolate Cgi1373 ecotype wild population from Czech Republic chromosome B20, carGib1.2-hapl.c, whole genome shotgun sequence.
ACTAACCTAATGTGATGTGCATCCAGGTTTTACAGTAACCCTTCGGTGCTCTCTCCTGAAAGTACTACATGCTAAACTAGATGTTTGTGCAAGTCCACATGTGTTGAAATTGATCCATCTTTTCTGGTTCATGATGTTGTCAATGGCTAACCAATTGTACTAATCCAGTGTGTTCCCTGTTCATAGACAGAAATAAGTACATATGATGGACTTGTAGGTCTCTGCTGGTTTTCTTGCTTCATTTGCCCCCTTTCTCTCTTCTGTCTCCTTCCCCCTTTCTCTCTTTGTCTTGTGTTCTTTCCCTTTGCACGGTTGCCGCTTCCTGTCTCTCGTCCCGTCCCATCCTGTCCTGTCCTCCGGTTGTGTGCAGCATTTGAAAGCTCCCTCTACACTCCTCCACCTCCAGAATACAACAAGACCACCTCCTCCTCACCTGTGTCTCCTTCCACCCCCAGCTACCCACCCCCAACGCCATCGCCCTCCACAGCCGCTCCTCCAACCCCGCCCCTGCGCCACTCTGCCTCCCGATTCGCCACGTCGCTTGGCTCCGCCTTCCACCCGGTCTTGCCTCATTACGCCACTGTACCTCGCAGACAACACGCACCGCCAACGCCACCGCCCCATGCCCCAGCTCCTCCTTTAGCTCCGGCCTCAAAATCCGTAGTCTGGACAGCTAACAACTTCACACCCCTACCGCCCTCACCTCCGGTCATGATCAGCAGCCCTCCAGGCAAGGCCACAGGTCCTCGCCCGATGATTGCGATCCCGGCCCCTAGTCCGCTCTCCCAGAAACCACCCTCACCCATCTCTGCGCCCAACGGGCCACCCACTTCTCTTCACTTCCATGTTTCATCACCTGTCTCGGGTCAGCCGTTCTCTTTGCCCCCGACGCCACCCCCTCCGCCGCCCCTATATTCCCCCTCGCCCACCTTGCCCATCGCTCCCCTTGTGTCTTGTCCCTCACCCCAGCCTGCTGTTCTCCCTTCTCCTTCCACAGCCTTCCCCGCCTCTGCTGAGcactctgtaaactctggttTGGGAGACTCCTGCTCCTCTGCTCCAGAGCTGCCCACTCAGCCTGCTGACTTCCCCAGCCAGCCGGGTAAGGCCTCTTCTGTGTCGCTCAGCCTCCACTAACCCACTACTCGGGTTTCAAGGAGGGGGCCTGCCATGTTGAGCTGGGTTGCTTGTtttgttgtttagttttttttgggcTGCAATTGGCGATTGCTTTTTGGCTCGATATGAAAGTCCTTAGGaatgttttgctgtttttttgtcTTGTCTGTTGGGTTGTACTGGTTCGTCTGTTTGATGGATGCTCATTTGTGTGGCAAGTAATTTGATGAAATTGCATGGCATGAAAACACATCTCCACTCTCTCTCGTGATACTTTGATTCGAGTCTCTCAGATCGCAAAGCTGCGATATCATCGCTTTAGTTCTCATCAGTGTTTTTCTGATCTCATCTCATTCTGATTCTTGGTTTTTGGTAAAGACGTTCTAGATGTTAACATGTACAAGTGAGCTGTAATTAAGCAGTGAGCTTTACATGATCTATAACTGGCCGCCCGGCATCCTTTTTGGTTTTTCTTGACATTCACACATTTGTCTCATACCACATCCTTATTTTAAAAAGAAGCAAAATGACAATGAATTTGATTACGTTTGTCCTCGACTAGGTTGTATGTTGCATAGTGCATACTGTAAGCAGGGCTTTTAATATGAAGTCAGGTCAACAGCAATGAAGAAATAAGATCAACCCTTCCTCTGAATTATTCATATCATTTCATTAGTCCTCAGAATGAGCCTTAACACCTCATATGCATGATGCAGCTTGACACTGAGCTAAATTCTACACACTAATATGATTAACTTGTGTGTTTGACAGGCATGCATGTCATATAGACTTGAAAAACTTCAGCTGTTTATATCCAGCTGATACGTTCCTAAATTGTGAagatttttatctcataatacAAAGTGGTGCAATATCAGCTTAAATGGTTTGAGACAGTTATCCCAATTACATATCTGCATTTTGTTAGATTGATGTACACATTTGTTTCTTATTATGATAACTCATCAGTCTCTTGTGGAAGTTTGTATAATGATCATCAGCTTTTGGCAAGTGTTCAGTCTGTTCACATCATGTTTTAATTTCATCTGTCTTCGTTCACTATTACGAATTAGCTTTGCATGTCGttgtttgtgttatttattttaattattattatcattgatgGATTGAtattacactgctgttcaaaggtttggggtcataaaattattatttttttgttcagcaaGCATCCATTAAAGTGGACAAAGATGAGAGAAGATACATTTATAATAGAAACCACACATTTTTGAACTCtagtgtattatattatattatactgtattgtATTGACATCCATTTAGCTCATTCTGAGTGTGGTGATCAATTTCATAATTCAAAAGAGTCCTGGATGCAGAACATACAGTTTTAACTGCTCCGCTCAGCAAGTGAAAGACATGTTTTTAACTTTCatgatctttttttattcaacactgcaGATTCAGTACAGGGGATACCAACCCCTCCACCCCCACCACCTCTCCCTCCCGGCTCCACTGTGACTCCCACCACTGCTGGACCTCCACCACCCCCTGGTCCCCCTCCTCCTCCCCCACCACCTCTGCCCCCAACGCTTACCCCAACAGGTCCTCCCCCTCCCCCCGGGCCACCGCCTCTACCCTCAGGCCAGGCACCACCGCCAGTACCACCTCCACCCCCGGCCCCACCTTTGCCCTCGGGTCTGTTCACCCCCTCGCCCACCACAGAGGAGAACAAGGGCCTGTCTGGGTTCGCAGCTGCCCTTGCTGGAGCCAAGCTAAAGAAAGTGCCAAGGGTAAGTTTTAAAGGACCATAAAGCTCTCATTTGCATTGAATTTCACCTGAAGCTTCTTAACACAGAACAAGGGTTGGAAATTAACTGCAAAAATCTCCCTCCAAAATTCAAAATAAGGGTGCAAAAATGGACCTGCATAATTACACTTAATCTATTATGATTGTCACAATTAATGTGAAAGCTAATTAATTGCGTGGGTTACACTTCATTTCAAGGTGTCATCATTACAGTGTAATCATtcagagtaatattaattaactacatctACTTACAATATGGTTAGAATGAGGGTAACTTGTgtgtaattatgaataatttattattattataatagtaagtggATGTAACATGTAACTAGGACACCTTAGAGTGTTACCATGGCATGTAATTTAGATCTGCTCCCATTGCAATATG
Proteins encoded in this region:
- the LOC127984225 gene encoding protein enabled homolog isoform X5 → MPAPRVYRFPQKISRTEIILRSPPMPRQTPQVQNGPSPEELEVQRRQMQELQRQKEQERERLERERLERERQEREMLERERAERERQERERQERERLERERLERERAEQEHLERLERERQEQEQLERERQERERAERELMERERAEREKQEREHQEQLDREQMDWERGRRISNAAFESSLYTPPPPEYNKTTSSSPVSPSTPSYPPPTPSPSTAAPPTPPLRHSASRFATSLGSAFHPVLPHYATVPRRQHAPPTPPPHAPAPPLAPASKSVVWTANNFTPLPPSPPVMISSPPGKATGPRPMIAIPAPSPLSQKPPSPISAPNGPPTSLHFHVSSPVSGQPFSLPPTPPPPPPLYSPSPTLPIAPLVSCPSPQPAVLPSPSTAFPASAEHSVNSGLGDSCSSAPELPTQPADFPSQPDSVQGIPTPPPPPPLPPGSTVTPTTAGPPPPPGPPPPPPPPLPPTLTPTGPPPPPGPPPLPSGQAPPPVPPPPPAPPLPSGLFTPSPTTEENKGLSGFAAALAGAKLKKVPRSDEPLAPAPGSAVSSGGAKPEASRGNGPLPGGGGLMEEMSALLARRRRIAEKGSSPEPEQKADDIEATITPKVSACSTPDMPRKPWERTNTMNGSKSPVIGRRDAPWRNQMGTDKYYDSLNRPRSTPTPTGSISANGVPTEALDYDRLKQDILEEMRKELSKLKEELIDAIREELGKSNSA